A genome region from Cumulibacter manganitolerans includes the following:
- a CDS encoding anti-sigma factor has protein sequence MTENDLRLSGAYATDAVSDEEREAFEPQLADDPYLQEETDSLRNAAHELTHISATAPPARLRADVLAAIKTVRPLPPVGPDVAGQAETAAEARRDVAGADAGVAEKSAESGGPETDELGAARRRRSARSRASAWLAAVVAAAAAVVAVVVVLGQRDTPPQNTAAAVISASDVTSFGHQDAGWSMTLYLSPSQDKAVIASDNMPDAPKGRDFQAWLVMPDGSMMDAGVMPHTGGTGQRFVLSGAITKAAGVAVTDEPAGGSKQPTSAPVLQMQL, from the coding sequence ATGACGGAGAACGACCTTCGCCTCAGTGGCGCCTACGCGACCGATGCGGTCAGCGACGAGGAGCGCGAGGCCTTCGAGCCGCAGCTGGCCGACGATCCGTACCTGCAGGAAGAGACCGACTCGCTGCGCAACGCGGCCCACGAGCTGACCCACATCAGCGCAACGGCGCCGCCGGCGCGGCTGCGCGCCGATGTGCTGGCCGCGATCAAGACCGTCCGGCCACTGCCGCCGGTCGGCCCCGACGTTGCCGGCCAGGCAGAGACGGCGGCCGAGGCGCGGCGGGACGTCGCCGGTGCCGACGCCGGCGTCGCCGAGAAGAGCGCCGAATCCGGTGGGCCGGAGACCGACGAGCTCGGTGCGGCGCGACGTCGTCGTTCGGCGCGGTCGCGCGCGTCTGCCTGGTTGGCGGCCGTGGTGGCCGCCGCGGCCGCGGTGGTGGCCGTGGTCGTGGTGCTCGGGCAACGGGACACCCCTCCGCAGAACACCGCCGCAGCCGTGATCAGTGCGTCAGACGTGACGAGCTTCGGGCATCAGGACGCGGGATGGTCGATGACGCTCTATCTGTCGCCGTCCCAGGACAAGGCCGTGATCGCCAGCGACAACATGCCCGACGCGCCCAAGGGCCGCGACTTCCAGGCGTGGCTGGTCATGCCGGACGGCTCGATGATGGACGCCGGGGTCATGCCGCACACGGGTGGGACCGGGCAGCGTTTCGTGCTGTCGGGAGCCATCACGAAGGCGGCCGGAGTCGCGGTGACCGACGAGCCGGCAGGCGGATCGAAGCAGCCGACGAGCGCGCCGGTGCTGCAGATGCAGCTCTAG
- a CDS encoding SRPBCC family protein — MARITGDIVIDRPVEEVFDYVADERNEPSYNPRMLWVKLLTPAPIGVGSRFAAAHRGRRQPVRMQIEFTAYERPRRLASTTTMARGPEVHGVLHFEPVATGTRMRWDWSLSLRGPARLATPVVSALGSRQERACWQGLKRLLESGTEQDGPIPAR; from the coding sequence ATGGCGCGGATCACCGGCGACATCGTCATCGATCGGCCCGTCGAAGAGGTATTCGACTATGTCGCCGACGAACGCAACGAGCCGAGCTACAACCCGAGGATGCTTTGGGTGAAGCTTCTGACGCCCGCACCGATCGGCGTCGGATCTCGGTTCGCCGCGGCGCACCGCGGACGACGGCAGCCGGTGCGGATGCAGATCGAGTTCACCGCGTACGAGCGTCCCCGACGTCTCGCATCGACGACCACGATGGCTCGCGGGCCAGAGGTTCACGGCGTACTGCACTTCGAGCCGGTGGCTACCGGTACTCGGATGCGATGGGACTGGAGCCTATCGCTGCGCGGGCCTGCACGGCTGGCGACACCCGTGGTCTCGGCCCTGGGCTCCCGGCAGGAGCGCGCCTGCTGGCAAGGCCTGAAGAGGCTGCTGGAATCGGGCACCGAGCAGGACGGCCCGATCCCCGCTCGATGA
- a CDS encoding MFS transporter translates to MSEVSVRAGSRTRRLPFVWAFLGAMVLYMATNTPSALYPVYERIYGITPFTVTTIYGMYAGTLIPTLVLVGSLAHIIGFRRLLALAWFAAALGIGIFALAHAPWTLYLARLVQGIAVGLATGGIAASFVALEPERNTRRASIALTLALSLGCAVGPIVGGVFVAYLPWPNRLVFVVLAVALAVLAAGFLMLPRDLGITGVRWRPRLPTLPDADRRPFLLACASSFIVWSAAALFLALAPSYFHEATGSTNPVLAGASAGLTFVSAGVSQLLLRAKDAWRLQRAGLVVTCLGLIALVTGGRAQLGWLILGSALIAGYGIGMVLLGSTNAVNELSAHRPDHASVFAAYFLASYCGSGIPIMGIGLLGNLIGTPAAVLIFGCLALALTVWWLLAILRRA, encoded by the coding sequence GTGAGCGAAGTATCCGTCCGGGCCGGCAGCAGGACCCGCCGGCTACCGTTCGTGTGGGCCTTCCTCGGCGCGATGGTGCTCTACATGGCGACGAACACGCCGTCCGCGCTGTACCCGGTGTACGAGCGGATCTACGGGATCACGCCGTTCACCGTCACGACGATCTACGGCATGTACGCCGGGACGTTGATCCCGACCCTCGTCCTCGTCGGCTCGCTGGCCCACATCATCGGGTTCCGGCGGCTGTTGGCGCTGGCGTGGTTCGCCGCCGCGCTGGGCATCGGGATCTTCGCGCTCGCGCACGCGCCGTGGACGCTGTACCTTGCCCGGCTGGTCCAGGGCATCGCCGTGGGACTGGCGACAGGCGGCATCGCCGCGTCGTTCGTCGCGCTCGAGCCCGAACGCAACACTCGCCGCGCCTCGATCGCGCTCACCCTCGCGCTCTCTCTGGGATGCGCCGTCGGGCCGATCGTCGGGGGAGTGTTCGTCGCGTACCTCCCGTGGCCCAACCGGCTGGTGTTCGTCGTTCTCGCCGTCGCCCTCGCCGTGCTGGCAGCCGGCTTCCTGATGCTGCCGCGAGATCTCGGGATCACCGGTGTCCGGTGGCGTCCCCGGCTGCCGACCCTGCCGGACGCCGATCGGCGCCCGTTCCTGCTGGCGTGCGCCAGCTCGTTCATCGTGTGGTCCGCGGCGGCGCTGTTCCTCGCGCTCGCCCCGTCGTACTTCCACGAGGCGACCGGCAGCACCAACCCGGTCCTCGCCGGTGCGTCGGCCGGGCTGACGTTCGTGAGCGCCGGGGTCTCCCAGCTGCTGCTGCGCGCCAAGGACGCCTGGCGACTGCAGCGTGCCGGGTTGGTCGTGACCTGCCTCGGACTCATCGCGCTGGTGACCGGTGGCCGCGCCCAGCTCGGCTGGCTGATCCTGGGCTCGGCGCTGATCGCCGGATACGGAATCGGGATGGTGCTGCTCGGGAGCACCAACGCAGTCAACGAGCTCTCCGCCCACCGCCCGGATCACGCGAGCGTGTTCGCGGCCTATTTCCTGGCGTCGTACTGCGGCTCGGGCATCCCGATCATGGGGATCGGGCTGCTCGGCAATCTCATCGGGACGCCGGCAGCCGTGCTCATCTTCGGGTGCCTGGCGCTCGCGCTGACCGTGTGGTGGCTGCTGGCGATCCTGCGCCGAGCGTGA
- the sigK gene encoding ECF RNA polymerase sigma factor SigK: MTDSAYDDPRGTDRRPDGSVVGIDGRPAVSTAEAGPPTDPNERARELLARSSRGDDAAFAELYDLVSARVYGMALRVVRDPAQAEEVTQETFVDVWRQSARYDASRGSVISWVLTVAHRRAVDRVRSSEAARQRDDAYDVRNRERERDTTVDAVERSLDRERVTQAMRGLTDLQRSALELAYFGGYTHSEVAALLDLPLGTAKTRIRDGLIRLRDALGVAR; encoded by the coding sequence ATGACTGACAGCGCGTACGACGACCCGCGGGGCACCGACCGGCGCCCCGACGGGTCCGTCGTCGGCATCGACGGGCGGCCCGCGGTGTCCACGGCAGAGGCAGGGCCGCCGACCGACCCGAACGAGCGCGCTCGCGAGCTGCTGGCGCGTTCGAGCCGGGGGGACGACGCGGCCTTCGCCGAGCTGTACGACCTCGTGTCCGCCCGCGTCTACGGCATGGCACTCCGCGTGGTCCGGGACCCGGCCCAGGCGGAGGAGGTCACGCAGGAGACCTTCGTCGACGTGTGGCGGCAGTCCGCCCGGTACGACGCGAGCCGCGGGTCGGTGATCTCGTGGGTGCTCACGGTCGCGCACCGGCGGGCGGTCGATCGGGTGCGTTCGTCCGAGGCGGCCCGCCAGCGCGACGACGCGTACGACGTGCGGAACCGCGAGCGCGAGCGCGACACGACGGTGGACGCGGTGGAACGGAGCCTGGACCGCGAGCGGGTGACCCAGGCGATGCGCGGGTTGACCGACCTTCAGCGCTCCGCTCTCGAGCTGGCGTACTTCGGCGGCTACACGCACAGCGAGGTTGCCGCCTTGCTCGACCTGCCGCTGGGTACGGCCAAGACCCGTATCCGAGACGGACTGATCAGACTGAGAGATGCATTGGGGGTGGCGCGATGA
- a CDS encoding acyltransferase family protein: MTSADDTVTEQARAQWVDTLRVSLISGVIVVHAATAYVTDFAGYYYDDERVTSGVASVAFALPALMGGMFGLGPLFVVAGWFSVGSLARRGPAGFMAGRLVRLGVPMVVFVMVVNPLADYLGNLWDEDDASFLDRLGDTEFSIVWFVAALLACSIGYALVRSVRPLTHPGAPPDRRALVIAGALIAAGSLAVWQFTTLLDTDLLNVRLSAWPQAAVLFALGVRVAEARCDGRLSAPSEHRLGEVAAAGSVLTLVLVYYTGARDQLDSALGGFTWVSIAFASLYGIVSIAFTLWCVAWMRRRWPTHGSLMIKAGRGSYAAYLLHPVVLVCVMLAMRTVPLGAQLKFVIVSVIAIPVCFTVGYALSRLPGVRRVL; this comes from the coding sequence ATGACGTCGGCTGACGACACGGTGACGGAGCAGGCTCGCGCACAGTGGGTGGATACGCTGCGCGTCTCGTTGATCTCCGGAGTCATCGTGGTGCACGCGGCGACCGCCTATGTCACGGACTTCGCCGGGTACTACTACGACGACGAGCGCGTCACCAGTGGCGTAGCCTCCGTCGCGTTCGCGCTACCGGCGCTGATGGGTGGCATGTTCGGTCTCGGGCCGCTCTTCGTGGTGGCAGGGTGGTTCTCGGTCGGGTCGCTGGCTCGCCGGGGACCGGCCGGCTTCATGGCCGGCCGGCTCGTGCGGCTCGGCGTGCCGATGGTCGTCTTCGTCATGGTCGTGAACCCCTTGGCCGACTATCTGGGGAACCTGTGGGACGAGGACGACGCGAGCTTCCTCGACCGCCTGGGAGACACCGAGTTCTCGATCGTGTGGTTCGTCGCGGCGCTGCTGGCCTGCTCGATCGGCTACGCCCTGGTGCGGTCCGTGCGGCCGTTGACGCACCCCGGAGCACCGCCGGATCGCAGAGCGCTCGTGATAGCCGGAGCGCTCATCGCCGCCGGCTCACTGGCCGTCTGGCAGTTCACGACACTACTGGACACCGATCTGCTGAATGTGCGACTCAGCGCGTGGCCACAGGCTGCGGTCCTGTTCGCGCTCGGGGTGAGGGTCGCGGAGGCCCGTTGCGACGGCCGGCTGTCCGCGCCGAGCGAGCACCGGCTGGGCGAGGTCGCGGCGGCTGGTTCGGTCCTCACGCTGGTGCTCGTGTACTACACAGGGGCCCGCGATCAGTTGGACTCGGCGCTCGGTGGCTTCACCTGGGTCAGTATCGCCTTCGCCAGTCTCTACGGCATCGTCTCGATCGCGTTCACGTTGTGGTGCGTGGCCTGGATGCGCCGCCGCTGGCCGACCCACGGTTCGCTGATGATCAAGGCCGGTCGAGGCTCGTACGCCGCCTATCTGCTGCACCCGGTGGTACTCGTCTGCGTAATGCTGGCCATGCGCACCGTACCGCTGGGCGCCCAGCTCAAGTTCGTGATCGTCTCGGTCATCGCGATCCCGGTGTGCTTCACCGTCGGGTATGCCCTGAGCAGACTGCCTGGCGTGCGTCGAGTGCTGTAG
- a CDS encoding LuxR C-terminal-related transcriptional regulator — protein MVQHAAARMLHGVILAKPTAVLVDGAQLIRIAFPSLMRRLDVRGTFETADALIEAQQRADVTVLELHGPMELRAGVTALRSLVAARYTVCVYTSESSPFVHAACLASGAAGVVSKTATIDLAQSAFLEVAGGAIEFPPGLLMRLQLLGERDGLRVLSPREREILAMRATGLTISEIAAVLEEPEATATREWRAITLVLRDFLACASLDMAARLLDLDCADPPDLWPSR, from the coding sequence GTGGTGCAGCACGCGGCGGCACGCATGCTTCATGGAGTGATCTTGGCCAAGCCCACCGCAGTCCTCGTGGACGGCGCCCAGTTGATCCGGATCGCATTTCCCAGCCTGATGCGACGGCTCGACGTGCGTGGCACCTTCGAGACGGCCGACGCCCTGATCGAGGCGCAGCAGCGCGCCGACGTCACCGTCCTCGAGCTGCACGGTCCCATGGAGCTGCGCGCGGGCGTGACAGCGCTGCGGTCGCTCGTCGCGGCCCGCTACACCGTCTGCGTGTACACGTCGGAGAGCAGTCCCTTCGTGCATGCCGCCTGCCTGGCCTCAGGAGCGGCGGGTGTCGTCTCCAAGACCGCCACGATCGACCTCGCGCAAAGCGCGTTCCTCGAGGTCGCCGGCGGCGCCATCGAGTTTCCCCCCGGACTGCTCATGCGGCTTCAGCTGCTCGGTGAACGTGATGGACTGCGGGTGCTCTCACCGCGCGAGCGCGAGATCCTCGCGATGCGGGCCACGGGCCTGACCATCTCCGAGATCGCCGCGGTGCTCGAGGAGCCGGAGGCGACGGCAACCAGAGAATGGCGCGCCATCACCCTGGTGCTCCGCGATTTCCTGGCCTGCGCCTCTCTGGACATGGCCGCCCGCCTTCTCGACCTGGACTGCGCGGACCCTCCCGACCTGTGGCCCAGCCGCTGA